The Mastomys coucha isolate ucsf_1 unplaced genomic scaffold, UCSF_Mcou_1 pScaffold11, whole genome shotgun sequence genome includes a window with the following:
- the Rnd1 gene encoding rho-related GTP-binding protein Rho6: protein MKERRTPQPVVVRCKLVLVGDVQCGKTAMLQVLAKDCYPETYVPTVFENYTACLETEGQRLELSLWDTSGSPYYDNVRPLCYSDSDAVLLCFDISRPETMDSALKKWRTEILDYCPSTRVLLIGCKTDLRTDLSTLMELSHQKQAPISYEQGCAIAKQLGAEIYLEGSAFTSETSIHSIFRTASMVCLNKPSSVPPKSPVRSLSKRLLHLPSRSELISTTFKKEKAKSCSIM from the exons ATGAAGGAGAGACGGACACCGCAGCCAGTGGTGGTCAGATGTAAGCTTGTGCTGGTGGGGGACGTGCAGTGTGGGAAGACGGCGATGTTACAGGTGCTAGCGAAGGACTGCTATCCCGAG ACCTACGTGCCCACCGTGTTTGAGAATTACACAGCCTGTCTGGAAACAGAAGGACAGAGGCTggagctcagtctctgggataCCTCAG GCTCTCCTTACTATGACAATGTCCGCCCACTCTGCTACAGCGATTCAGATGCCGTGTTGCTGTGCTTCGACATCAGCCGTCCAGAGACCATGGATAGTGCACTCAAGAAG TGGAGAACAGAAATCCTAGACTATTGTCCCAGCACACGTGTTTTGCTTATTGGCTGCAAGACGGATCTTCGAACAGACCTGAGCACTCTAATGGAACTGTCCCACCAGAAACAGGCACCCATCTCCTACGagcag GGCTGTGCCATAGCCAAGCAGTTGGGCGCTGAGATCTACCTGGAGGGCTCGGCCTTCACTTCCGAGACGAGCATCCACAGCATCTTCCGGACGGCATCCATGGTGTGCCTGAACAAGCCTAGCTCAGTGCCCCCAAAGAGCCCCGTCCGAAGCCTCTCCAAGCGACTCCTTCACCTCCCCAGTCGTTCTGAACTCATCTCGACTACATTCAAGAAGGAAAAGGCCAAAAGCTGTTCCATCATGTGA